A window from Leptolyngbyaceae cyanobacterium encodes these proteins:
- a CDS encoding HlyD family efflux transporter periplasmic adaptor subunit, translated as MTQLASKPEQEQFAPPPETPEPKRKRNPRLLLIPIGVLIVGAGLTWYFLSRPKTEGLQLSGRIEGYPTDIGARVPGRVNFVAVREGDTVSQGQVIVRLDDAEIQAQLRGATARIAAAQQQERQVQMQIEVVNTQIQEAELNRQQSEGDARGRIYQAQANVAGSQAQVTQAEAQVNQAEAQVNQAQAQVNQARSQLKLATTNRDRYARLVREGAISQQQFDQFQTTFETAQATLANAYAGLATARATLETRIAAVDAARRQVNAAQGALVQVQTTSINPDIRKAQVNALRRQLNVIGAQLDAAKAEVANAQAAQQQILAQINYLSVISPMNGVVITRSVEPGQVVTSGKTLLTIIDPNSVYMRGYVPEGQIGQVRIGQKAKVILDSAPTQPLAARVAAIDTQASFTPENIYFKEDRVKQVFGVKLTLDNPQGFAKPGMPADGEILTNEQERQK; from the coding sequence ATGACCCAATTAGCTTCCAAGCCCGAACAAGAACAGTTTGCGCCACCGCCAGAAACACCTGAACCTAAACGCAAACGCAATCCTCGCTTGTTACTGATTCCAATTGGTGTTTTAATTGTTGGTGCAGGTTTAACTTGGTATTTTTTATCTCGTCCGAAAACGGAAGGTTTGCAGTTAAGTGGAAGAATAGAAGGTTATCCAACTGATATCGGTGCGAGAGTACCCGGTCGAGTTAATTTCGTGGCAGTTCGGGAAGGCGATACAGTTAGTCAGGGTCAAGTAATCGTGCGATTGGATGATGCAGAAATACAAGCTCAATTGAGGGGAGCAACGGCTAGAATTGCGGCTGCACAGCAACAAGAACGTCAGGTGCAAATGCAAATTGAGGTGGTAAATACGCAAATTCAAGAAGCCGAATTAAATAGGCAGCAGTCGGAAGGAGATGCAAGGGGACGGATTTATCAAGCACAAGCAAATGTGGCAGGTTCACAGGCGCAGGTAACGCAGGCAGAGGCGCAGGTGAATCAGGCAGAGGCGCAGGTGAATCAGGCGCAGGCGCAGGTGAATCAAGCGCGATCGCAATTAAAATTAGCTACCACAAATCGCGATCGCTATGCTCGATTAGTTAGAGAAGGCGCAATTTCTCAACAACAATTCGATCAATTTCAAACTACATTTGAAACCGCTCAAGCAACTTTAGCTAATGCATACGCAGGTTTAGCAACCGCACGAGCTACTTTAGAAACTCGCATCGCAGCCGTAGATGCAGCGCGTCGGCAAGTAAATGCAGCACAAGGCGCATTAGTACAAGTGCAAACTACTAGTATTAATCCCGATATTCGGAAAGCACAAGTTAATGCTTTACGCCGACAATTAAACGTAATTGGTGCTCAATTAGATGCGGCAAAAGCAGAAGTTGCCAACGCACAAGCAGCGCAGCAACAAATTTTAGCTCAAATCAATTATTTAAGTGTAATTAGTCCGATGAATGGGGTAGTAATTACGCGAAGTGTGGAACCGGGACAAGTAGTTACTTCTGGTAAAACTTTGCTGACAATCATCGATCCCAATAGCGTTTATATGCGGGGTTACGTTCCGGAAGGTCAAATCGGTCAAGTGCGAATTGGTCAAAAAGCAAAAGTCATTTTAGATTCTGCACCAACTCAACCTTTAGCTGCTCGCGTGGCAGCAATTGATACCCAAGCTTCCTTTACTCCGGAAAATATTTACTTTAAAGAAGACCGAGTTAAACAAGTTTTTGGCGTTAAATTAACCCTTGATAATCCACAAGGATTTGCTAAACCCGGAATGCCTGCCGATGGGGAAATTCTTACCAACGAACAGGAGAGGCAGAAATGA
- a CDS encoding TetR/AcrR family transcriptional regulator, with protein sequence MVELETNLAINSKREQILKGAMQVFLHNGYANTSMDRVAAEAGVSKQTIYTHFQDKEGLFRSLIERVTIRRLQAEFQSEPFQGEPTTVLRRLAESILGRMEDPEYIAFLRLVVAESGRFPELAQLYTRTVIQYGYKNLSSYLESNPELNIADPEATARIFFGTLGAFIISQEVLHGKHTMPMEKERLINSLITCILGCSATKNLAD encoded by the coding sequence ATGGTTGAACTAGAAACAAACTTAGCTATCAACAGCAAACGGGAGCAAATCCTCAAAGGAGCGATGCAAGTCTTCCTGCACAACGGTTACGCCAACACCAGCATGGATCGGGTAGCCGCCGAAGCAGGGGTATCCAAGCAAACGATTTACACTCACTTTCAAGATAAAGAAGGACTTTTTCGATCGCTAATCGAGCGAGTAACCATTCGCCGCCTACAAGCAGAGTTTCAATCAGAACCATTTCAAGGAGAACCTACTACAGTTCTGAGAAGATTGGCAGAAAGCATTTTAGGCAGAATGGAAGACCCCGAATATATAGCATTTTTAAGATTAGTAGTAGCTGAATCCGGGCGCTTCCCAGAACTAGCGCAACTTTACACCCGCACCGTCATTCAATACGGCTACAAAAATCTCAGTTCCTATTTAGAATCTAACCCAGAATTAAACATTGCCGATCCAGAAGCAACCGCCCGCATTTTTTTCGGCACTTTAGGAGCCTTCATCATCTCCCAAGAAGTGCTGCACGGTAAGCACACCATGCCGATGGAAAAAGAACGCTTGATTAATAGTTTGATTACCTGTATTTTGGGTTGTTCTGCTACGAAAAATTTAGCAGATTGA